CGGTGGGTGACCCCTGGACCACCGATACCCTCAGCGCGGCGCATCACGCCCGCACCGGCATTCCCGCCTTCGGGCTGGAGGTGAACGTGGCGCTGTACTACGCCGAGTGGTCGGTGCTGCGTGAGGGAGCGCTGCAGGAACTCAACGCCTGTTTCGCGCGCTTCGCCGACGCGGCGCTTGATCTGGTGAAGTAGGGGCCGCCCCCTGCCCGGGTTCAGGCCTCGCGGGTCGCCAGTTCGCGCACGCGGTCCTGCAGGGCGCGGGCGGCTTCCCGGTCGGGCGCGGCCCCAAGCACCTCGGCCAGCAATCTCAGGCCCGTCTCTGCCTGGGCCTGGGCGGCGCGCTGGGCGTAGTCCACGCTGCCGCTCTCCAGCAGCCAGCCGTGAATCCGTGCGACGACCTCCGGGTCCTTGTCGGGGCGGTCGCGGCGCATCTGGTCCAGGAACACCATGATCTGTTCCTCGGGCGCCTGCCCCAGCCAGTGCAGCACGATGAGGGTGCGTTTGCCTTCCAGCAGGTCGCCGGCGATTTCCTTGCCGTACTTGACCGCGTCGCCCGCGAGATTGAGCACGTCGTCGCGGATCTGGAAGGCGGTGCCCAGCGCCAGCCCGGCGGGGGTCAGAGTCGTGGGCGGCTGCGCTCCGGCCACCAATGCCCCCAGCCGCAGCGGCACGATGACCGTGTAGTAGGCGGTTTTCAGGCCGACCATCTGGAGGTAGTCGTGTTCGGTCAGGCCCCACTCGCGCCCGGCCACCCAGGCGAGGTCGAGGTGCTGGCCCTCGGCGGTGCGGTGCACCATCGCCAGGAATTCCTCGTGGGCGCCGCTCACCCCCGCGCGGGCCACCGCCGCCCACATGTAGGCGTGCAGGGCGTCCCCGGCGTTGATCGCCAGCGCCACGCCGTGCAGGCGGTGCAGGGCGGGCCGGCCCCGGCGCTCCTCGGAGTCGTCCTCGATGTCGTCGTGGATCAGCACCCAGTTCTGGAACAGTTCGACCCCGGCGGCCAGCCACAGGGCGCTCTCCCACTGCGGGGTGCCCTCACGCACGCCGTAGGCCCGCGCGCCCGCGAGCAGCAGTTCCGAGCGCAGGCCCTTGCCGCCCCGCCGGGGGTAGTCGCGCAGCATCTCGTAGAAACGGGCCAGCTCCGGGTGGGGACCGGCCTCCGGGAGCAGCGACAGTACGCGGTCAAGCAGTTCGGAACGCATCGCCGGGCAGTCTACGCCGGGGGGAACGCCGGCCTCTGCATCTTCCGGGGGACGCAACTCACGCGCCGCTTCCCTAGACTGTGAAGGCATGTCTGCCGCCGCCTCCTCGCCGCCCCGGTATCTGCGCTGGCTGATCCTCGGGACGGCCGCCGCCCTGCTCGTCTTCGTCGGGCTGCTGCCGGACGTGCGCGAGTTCCTGGTGCGCGGCTACCACGCCCTCACTGCCAGCGACCCGGCGGTCACGCGCGCCTTCGTCGACACCCTGGGCTGGGCTGGGCCACTGGCCCTGATCGCGGGATTCGTCCTGCAGGCGGTCATCCCAGTGTTGCCCTCGCTGGTCATGACGGCCGTGACCGCGCGGGCCTACGGACCCATCGAGGGCTTTTTCATCGTGTACGTGGGCACGCTCCTGGGGGCGGCGGCGGGCTACTGGCTGGGGCGCACGGTGGGCGACTCGCTCGTGCGGTTGCTGGCCGGCGAGAAGGCGCGGCGCACGGCCTACGACTTCGCCCAGAAACACGGGGTGCAGGGCGTGCTCATGGTCCGCCTCATGCCTATCCTGAGCGCCGACGCCATGAATCTCGTGGCGGGCACCGTCCAGATTCCCTTCCGGGCCTTCATGGTCGCCAACGCGGCCGGGGCGCTGCCGGTCACGGCCCTCGTCGTGTGGCTCAGCGACTCGGCGCAGCGCATGGCCTGGGGTCTGGGCCTGCTGTCGCTGGCGGTGGGGGTCTTCGCGCTGTGGCGTTGGTGGTCGGCGCGGCGCCGGGTCGCCGTCGCCGGTGCCGAGACTGCCGCCGCGGAGCCGGCACCCCCCGCCCACCCCTCCGAACCGCCGGCCGGCCGATAACCCCGGTGGGGGACGCGCGGACCGGCTGGACGGCCGGGTGCGCGCCCGCGCGGCCACGGGCTACACTGCCCGCCAGAGTCTGCCCTCTGCGGCAGGCGCGGGAGGACAGGGCACATGACGGACAGCAAGTCAGGCGCGGGCGCGGCCCCGGCAGCGGCGCACGGCGCCCAGGACGCGGAGACCGGGCAGGGGCAGGGGGCGGCCTACCGGCGCGCCGGGGTGGACATCGACGCGGGGCACCGCGCCGTCGCGCTCATGAAGGGCGCGGTCGCCCGCACGCATACGCCGCAGGTGCTCGGTGGACTGGGGGGCTTCGGCGGGCTGTTCCGTGCCGAGTTCGCGGGCATGGCCGAACCGGTGCTCGTCGCCTCGACCGACGGCGTGGGCACCAAGACCAAGGTGGCGGTGCGCACCGGGCGGTACGGAGGCCTGGGCGCCGATATCGTCAACCACTGCGTGAACGACATCCTGGTGCAGGGCGCGCGGCCCCTGTTCTTCCTCGACTACGTGGCGATGGGCCGCCTCTCGCCCGAGAAGGTCGCCGAGATCGTGACCGGCGCCGCCGGGGCCTGCGAGGCGCTGGGCGTGGCCCTGCTGGGTGGCGAGACGGC
The DNA window shown above is from Deinococcus sp. Leaf326 and carries:
- a CDS encoding polyprenyl synthetase family protein; protein product: MRSELLDRVLSLLPEAGPHPELARFYEMLRDYPRRGGKGLRSELLLAGARAYGVREGTPQWESALWLAAGVELFQNWVLIHDDIEDDSEERRGRPALHRLHGVALAINAGDALHAYMWAAVARAGVSGAHEEFLAMVHRTAEGQHLDLAWVAGREWGLTEHDYLQMVGLKTAYYTVIVPLRLGALVAGAQPPTTLTPAGLALGTAFQIRDDVLNLAGDAVKYGKEIAGDLLEGKRTLIVLHWLGQAPEEQIMVFLDQMRRDRPDKDPEVVARIHGWLLESGSVDYAQRAAQAQAETGLRLLAEVLGAAPDREAARALQDRVRELATREA
- a CDS encoding TVP38/TMEM64 family protein; amino-acid sequence: MSAAASSPPRYLRWLILGTAAALLVFVGLLPDVREFLVRGYHALTASDPAVTRAFVDTLGWAGPLALIAGFVLQAVIPVLPSLVMTAVTARAYGPIEGFFIVYVGTLLGAAAGYWLGRTVGDSLVRLLAGEKARRTAYDFAQKHGVQGVLMVRLMPILSADAMNLVAGTVQIPFRAFMVANAAGALPVTALVVWLSDSAQRMAWGLGLLSLAVGVFALWRWWSARRRVAVAGAETAAAEPAPPAHPSEPPAGR